In Candidatus Hydrogenedentota bacterium, a genomic segment contains:
- a CDS encoding response regulator — MAHILVVDDEPQVRTMLVLTLRQAGYTVSEADDGEAALRIIGHGQIDLVVLDLIMPGKEGLETLTALRRGNQHPYVIAVSGGARSMDADFLPIAAKLGAHATLKKPFDNDVLLDRIRVLLGEAAD; from the coding sequence ATGGCGCATATTCTCGTAGTGGATGACGAGCCGCAGGTGCGCACCATGCTGGTGTTGACCCTGCGCCAGGCCGGATACACCGTAAGCGAAGCGGATGACGGTGAGGCCGCCTTGCGCATTATCGGGCATGGCCAGATCGATCTCGTGGTGCTGGATCTCATCATGCCCGGAAAAGAGGGCCTGGAGACGCTGACGGCGTTGCGGCGCGGTAACCAGCACCCCTACGTTATCGCCGTATCCGGCGGTGCGCGGAGCATGGACGCGGATTTTCTCCCTATCGCCGCCAAACTCGGGGCCCATGCGACGCTCAAGAAACCGTTCGACAATGATGTCCTGCTGGACAGAATCCGTGTCTTGCTGGGTGAAGCGGCGGATTGA
- a CDS encoding DUF1501 domain-containing protein, translated as MRKFSLPQIALRSNDTPAASPCSGPSRRAFLKVGVLGGLGLTLGDYFQLQAQAQGAGPKAESAIFIFLSGGMSHIDTFDPKPYAPIEYRGELGTVKTNTGEYFGGQLQHLSKVADKLAVIRSMSHGEAAHERGQHNMLTGYRPSPAIQYPSFGSVISHKLGTRNNIPPYVSIPSADNPYYGTGYLSSAFGAFSVGGEPNNKNFQVRDLNLPNGVTPERLEGRKTLLAAVDSHFNALESSDALGAMNSYYQRAYDLISSQNAREAFDVSAETDEIRDEYGRHAFGQRLLLARRLVEGGARFVTVSDGGWDMHQGIKKGMENRFPPVDQGLATLITDLDRRGLLASTLVILVTEFGRTAKLNKDGGRDHWPKAFSVALAGGGMKGGIIHGATNAQGTEPSEGLVGPADLGSTIFTQLGIDPTERLMSPGGRPIDIVRGGQVIQNILA; from the coding sequence ATGCGTAAGTTTTCTCTCCCGCAGATTGCATTGCGAAGCAACGATACCCCCGCCGCCAGCCCGTGCAGCGGTCCGAGCCGCCGCGCCTTTCTCAAGGTCGGGGTCCTGGGCGGGCTCGGACTTACGCTGGGCGACTATTTTCAGCTCCAGGCCCAGGCCCAGGGCGCGGGCCCGAAAGCCGAATCGGCCATCTTTATCTTCCTGTCCGGCGGCATGTCCCATATCGACACCTTCGACCCCAAGCCCTACGCCCCCATCGAATACCGCGGCGAGTTGGGCACGGTGAAGACCAACACCGGCGAATATTTCGGCGGGCAGTTGCAACACCTCTCCAAAGTGGCGGATAAGCTGGCCGTCATTCGTTCCATGAGCCACGGCGAGGCGGCGCACGAGCGCGGGCAGCATAACATGCTCACCGGATACCGCCCCAGCCCCGCGATCCAGTACCCGAGCTTCGGTTCCGTGATTTCACACAAGCTCGGCACCCGCAACAACATCCCGCCCTACGTCAGCATCCCCTCCGCGGACAACCCGTATTACGGCACGGGCTATCTCAGTTCGGCCTTCGGCGCGTTTTCCGTGGGCGGCGAGCCGAACAACAAGAATTTCCAGGTGCGCGACCTGAACCTGCCCAACGGCGTCACGCCGGAGCGCCTCGAAGGCCGCAAGACCCTGCTGGCGGCGGTCGACAGCCATTTCAACGCCCTGGAGAGCAGCGACGCGCTCGGGGCCATGAACTCGTATTACCAGCGTGCCTACGATCTCATCAGCTCCCAGAACGCGCGCGAGGCGTTCGACGTTTCCGCCGAGACCGACGAAATCCGCGACGAATACGGGCGGCACGCCTTTGGCCAGCGCCTCCTGCTCGCCCGGCGGCTCGTCGAGGGCGGCGCGCGCTTCGTCACCGTGAGCGACGGCGGCTGGGACATGCACCAGGGCATCAAGAAAGGCATGGAGAACCGGTTCCCGCCGGTGGACCAGGGCCTCGCGACGCTGATCACCGACCTGGACCGGCGCGGGCTCCTCGCTTCCACCCTGGTAATCCTCGTCACCGAATTCGGGCGCACCGCCAAGCTGAACAAGGACGGCGGGCGCGACCACTGGCCCAAGGCCTTCAGCGTCGCCCTGGCGGGCGGCGGCATGAAGGGGGGCATTATCCACGGCGCCACCAACGCCCAGGGCACCGAGCCCTCCGAGGGCCTCGTGGGGCCGGCGGATCTGGGCTCGACCATTTTCACGCAGCTGGGTATTGATCCCACCGAGCGGCTCATGAGCCCCGGCGGGCGGCCGATCGATATCGTGCGCGGCGGCCAGGTCATCCAGAACATTCTGGCCTAG
- a CDS encoding pre-peptidase C-terminal domain-containing protein: protein MGRLMMRKVVWIRAALALAMAIAPAAMAVSPSLATVIPRGIPRGAETEVSLVGNNLADAVDVLFHDAGIELVSITPQEDGKKATAVFRAAPDCPTGTHGLRVRTRTGVTDLKLISVGALNEVDEVEPNNRPGEAQEVAPGTTINGVVASEDVDYFAVTMNPGDRIAVEVEALRLGDTLFDPKLRLFGPEGHERVSEDDTQMFRQDAGFVYTATETGVHHIAISEAAYGGGGNYHYRLHIGHFPRPLAVTPIGGAPGSEITVRWLGDDGIAEQAVALPEDAHGTIQLAAHTEAGVSPTRIPFRATPLPGVREAEPNNTIAEGTRGAVAGAFDGVIGEPGDIDFYTFEGKKDQTFEFRVWARELGSPLDSVLVVYKPDGGALGSDDDAANVDSRLRVTFPEDGVYALSVRDHLRRGGETFAYRVEATPVEPSLRLTLLENRPATSVIPQGNFTYLLANVSRSDFDGPIKVELLGLPEGVTASSPVIPAGQAQMPIIIQATPEAALAGALVDVRGALQEEGSTLNGGLEQEVRLVQGNNDTTFFGRMVDRLALAVSEPAPFSVEIVPPPVPTVTNTHRMLTVRATRAEGFTGDIELMFPWLPAGMGGGTAKIPGDQTETQIRLEVRNGTAIETHDLFVAATGGGYQLCSPPAPVEVQEPWVNFTLASVETEKGKPVEFVVGLEQRTPFEGTFKANLVGMPNGITAEPLDFTKDTAELKFTLNVAEDAPHGKFESLMVDTVISNDQGEIIHRSGTGALKVYEPLPPALQAATPPPAEPRPDEPERKTRFPAT from the coding sequence ATGGGACGATTGATGATGCGCAAGGTAGTATGGATCCGCGCGGCGCTGGCTCTCGCGATGGCGATCGCGCCGGCGGCCATGGCGGTGTCCCCGTCACTCGCCACGGTAATCCCCCGCGGCATCCCCCGCGGCGCCGAGACCGAAGTGTCGCTCGTGGGGAACAACCTGGCCGACGCCGTGGACGTACTCTTCCACGACGCGGGCATCGAGCTGGTCTCGATCACGCCCCAGGAAGACGGCAAGAAGGCCACCGCGGTGTTCCGCGCCGCGCCCGACTGCCCCACGGGCACGCACGGCCTCCGCGTCCGCACCCGCACCGGCGTGACCGACCTCAAGCTCATCAGTGTCGGCGCGCTCAATGAAGTCGACGAAGTCGAACCCAACAACCGGCCCGGCGAGGCGCAGGAAGTGGCCCCCGGTACGACCATCAATGGCGTTGTCGCCTCCGAGGACGTCGATTACTTCGCGGTGACGATGAATCCCGGCGACCGGATCGCCGTGGAGGTCGAGGCGCTGCGCCTGGGGGATACCCTGTTCGACCCGAAGCTCCGGCTCTTCGGGCCCGAGGGCCACGAGCGGGTGTCGGAAGACGACACGCAAATGTTCCGCCAGGACGCGGGCTTCGTGTATACCGCCACCGAGACCGGCGTCCACCATATCGCCATCAGCGAAGCGGCCTACGGCGGCGGCGGGAATTACCACTACCGGCTGCATATCGGCCATTTCCCGCGCCCCCTCGCGGTGACGCCGATCGGCGGCGCGCCCGGATCGGAAATAACCGTGCGGTGGCTGGGCGACGATGGCATCGCGGAGCAGGCGGTGGCCTTGCCCGAAGACGCGCACGGCACCATTCAGCTGGCCGCGCACACCGAAGCGGGCGTATCCCCAACGCGAATTCCGTTCCGCGCGACGCCTCTGCCCGGCGTGCGGGAGGCCGAGCCCAACAATACCATCGCCGAGGGCACGCGGGGCGCGGTCGCCGGCGCCTTCGACGGCGTGATCGGCGAGCCGGGGGATATCGACTTCTACACCTTCGAGGGCAAGAAAGATCAGACCTTCGAGTTCCGCGTCTGGGCGCGCGAATTGGGCTCGCCGCTCGACAGCGTCCTCGTGGTCTACAAGCCCGACGGCGGCGCCCTCGGCAGCGACGACGACGCCGCCAACGTGGACAGCAGGCTTCGCGTCACGTTCCCCGAGGATGGCGTTTACGCGCTCTCCGTTCGCGACCACCTGCGCCGTGGCGGCGAAACCTTCGCCTATCGCGTCGAAGCCACGCCGGTCGAGCCATCGCTGAGGCTCACCCTGCTGGAAAACCGCCCCGCCACCTCCGTGATTCCCCAGGGGAACTTCACCTACCTGCTCGCCAACGTGTCGCGCTCCGATTTCGACGGCCCGATCAAGGTGGAGCTGCTCGGCCTGCCCGAGGGCGTCACAGCCAGCAGTCCCGTCATTCCGGCGGGCCAGGCCCAGATGCCCATCATCATTCAGGCAACGCCCGAGGCCGCCCTGGCCGGCGCGCTCGTGGATGTGCGCGGAGCCCTTCAGGAGGAGGGCAGCACGCTGAACGGCGGGCTGGAGCAGGAAGTCCGGCTCGTTCAAGGCAACAACGACACCACCTTCTTCGGGCGCATGGTGGATCGCCTGGCGCTCGCCGTCAGCGAGCCCGCGCCCTTCAGCGTCGAGATCGTGCCGCCCCCGGTACCCACCGTGACCAACACGCACCGCATGCTGACCGTTCGGGCCACCCGCGCCGAGGGCTTCACCGGCGATATCGAGCTCATGTTCCCCTGGCTGCCCGCGGGCATGGGCGGCGGCACCGCCAAAATCCCCGGCGACCAGACCGAAACCCAGATCCGCCTGGAAGTGCGCAACGGCACGGCCATCGAGACCCACGATCTCTTCGTCGCGGCGACCGGCGGCGGCTACCAGCTCTGCTCGCCTCCGGCCCCCGTGGAAGTGCAGGAGCCCTGGGTGAACTTCACGCTTGCGTCCGTGGAAACGGAAAAGGGCAAGCCGGTGGAGTTTGTCGTGGGCCTGGAGCAACGCACCCCCTTCGAGGGGACCTTCAAGGCCAACCTCGTCGGCATGCCCAACGGCATTACCGCCGAGCCGCTCGATTTCACCAAGGACACGGCGGAGCTCAAGTTCACGCTGAACGTGGCGGAGGACGCGCCCCACGGCAAGTTCGAATCGCTGATGGTGGACACCGTGATTTCCAATGACCAGGGCGAGATTATCCACCGCAGCGGCACGGGCGCGCTGAAGGTGTACGAACCGCTGCCCCCGGCGCTGCAGGCCGCCACGCCGCCCCCGGCGGAGCCCAGGCCCGACGAGCCCGAGCGCAAGACCCGGTTCCCCGCAACCTGA
- a CDS encoding DUF1553 domain-containing protein produces the protein MKTTWKCLLALCAAFGASAGAQQLAVYPSEVTLNNAHDVERLVAVLTRPDGVTVDVTPEVAVQFSAENVAAWGEDLKLYAAGDGEASLTVTHGDLSVQLPVKVENSGLTPPKTFSNDVLPALMRAGCNTGGCHGSAQGKNGFRLSLFGFDPQFDYISLTRDQRSRRINAALPEESLMLLKPLGKVDHEGGTALEEGGGVHETLLQWIKEGTQPDPEDLPGLSGIQIYPREAVLEGQGANQRFVVMANYDNGTTRDVTDVAVLSSSDELTLNIDGAGLSTAGNKGEVYVMARFGTFAVVSKAIVIDQGANVAWPEDAVARNYIDGHVFDKLKKLRVPPAELCSDQVFVRRAYVDILGTIPTSEETEAFLNDADPEKRAKLVDTLLERPEFSDLWAMKWAEVLRVAEIPNVLDRKGMHRYNDWLRAVISANEPLDQVVRELLSAEGGNFTNPASNFYLIERDPAIMAENVAQVFMGIQISCAQCHNHPFERWTMDDYYSFAAFFAQVGRKTSSDPRETIIFNSGGGEVKHLNTNQNMAPKFLGGDTPDVKGKDRRAVLADWMTSPENPWFSRNIANRVWAHYFGAGIVDPPDDVRVTNPPTNPQLHDELGAKLVEYDYDLRKLVRDICNSYTYQMSTRPRDPDNHDARNFSHAQVRRLTSEQMLDAIVKVTGNDVKFRNLPKGSRAVQVAGGNSGVYFLEVFGRPSRETVCTCERRNEPNLAQSLHLINGDTIDSAIKGKGGLLDSLLAAETPPAEIIDRLYLAAVSRKPSEEEKNQLNAYVDAAENKREALEDVFWTMLNAKEFIFNH, from the coding sequence ATGAAAACAACCTGGAAATGTCTGCTGGCCCTTTGCGCCGCCTTCGGCGCTTCGGCGGGCGCCCAGCAGCTGGCCGTATATCCGAGCGAAGTGACGCTGAACAACGCGCACGACGTCGAGCGCCTCGTGGCCGTTCTCACGCGCCCCGACGGCGTCACCGTGGACGTCACGCCCGAAGTCGCGGTGCAGTTCAGCGCCGAAAACGTGGCGGCGTGGGGCGAGGACCTGAAGCTCTATGCGGCGGGCGACGGCGAGGCCTCCCTGACCGTGACCCACGGCGATCTCTCCGTCCAGCTGCCCGTGAAGGTCGAGAATTCCGGCCTCACGCCCCCCAAGACCTTTTCCAACGACGTGCTGCCCGCCCTCATGCGCGCCGGCTGCAACACCGGCGGCTGCCACGGCAGCGCGCAGGGGAAAAACGGCTTCCGCCTGAGCCTCTTCGGGTTCGACCCGCAGTTCGACTACATCAGTCTGACCCGCGACCAGCGGAGCCGCCGGATCAACGCCGCGCTGCCCGAAGAGAGCCTCATGCTCCTCAAGCCGCTCGGCAAGGTGGACCACGAAGGCGGCACGGCGCTCGAAGAGGGCGGCGGCGTACACGAGACCCTGCTCCAGTGGATCAAGGAAGGGACGCAGCCCGACCCGGAAGATCTGCCGGGATTGTCGGGCATCCAGATCTATCCGCGCGAAGCCGTGCTCGAAGGCCAGGGCGCCAACCAGCGCTTCGTCGTCATGGCGAACTACGACAACGGAACCACCCGCGACGTCACCGATGTCGCCGTGCTCAGTTCCAGCGACGAGCTCACCCTGAATATCGACGGCGCCGGCCTCTCCACCGCCGGCAACAAGGGCGAAGTCTACGTGATGGCCCGCTTCGGCACCTTCGCGGTGGTCTCCAAGGCCATCGTGATCGACCAGGGCGCGAATGTCGCCTGGCCGGAGGACGCCGTCGCGCGCAACTACATCGACGGTCACGTCTTCGACAAGCTCAAGAAACTCCGCGTGCCCCCGGCGGAGCTGTGCAGCGATCAGGTCTTCGTGCGCCGCGCCTATGTCGACATCCTCGGCACGATTCCCACCTCCGAAGAGACCGAGGCCTTTCTGAACGATGCCGATCCGGAAAAGCGCGCGAAACTCGTGGACACGCTCCTGGAACGCCCCGAGTTTTCCGATCTGTGGGCCATGAAGTGGGCGGAAGTGCTCCGCGTCGCCGAAATCCCCAATGTGCTCGATCGCAAGGGCATGCACCGCTACAACGACTGGCTTCGAGCCGTCATCAGCGCGAACGAGCCGCTCGATCAGGTCGTGCGCGAACTCCTGAGTGCGGAGGGCGGCAACTTCACCAATCCCGCTTCCAATTTCTACCTTATCGAGCGCGACCCGGCCATCATGGCGGAAAACGTCGCCCAGGTCTTCATGGGGATCCAGATTTCCTGCGCCCAGTGCCACAACCACCCCTTCGAGCGCTGGACCATGGACGACTACTACTCCTTCGCCGCGTTCTTCGCCCAGGTCGGCCGAAAAACCTCCAGCGATCCGCGCGAGACTATCATTTTCAACAGCGGCGGCGGCGAGGTGAAGCACCTCAACACCAACCAGAATATGGCGCCGAAGTTCCTCGGCGGAGACACCCCCGATGTCAAGGGCAAGGACCGTCGCGCCGTGCTCGCGGACTGGATGACGTCGCCGGAGAACCCGTGGTTCTCCAGGAACATCGCCAACCGCGTCTGGGCGCACTACTTCGGCGCCGGAATCGTGGATCCACCGGATGATGTCCGTGTGACGAATCCGCCCACCAACCCGCAGCTGCACGACGAACTCGGCGCCAAGCTGGTCGAATACGACTATGACCTGCGCAAGCTCGTGCGCGATATCTGCAACTCTTATACGTACCAGATGTCCACGCGCCCGCGGGATCCGGACAACCACGACGCGCGCAATTTCTCGCACGCGCAAGTGCGTCGGCTGACCTCCGAGCAGATGCTCGACGCGATCGTCAAGGTCACGGGGAACGACGTGAAGTTCCGGAACCTCCCGAAGGGATCGCGCGCGGTGCAGGTCGCGGGCGGCAACAGCGGCGTCTACTTCCTCGAAGTCTTCGGGCGCCCCTCCCGCGAGACGGTCTGCACCTGTGAGCGCCGCAACGAGCCGAACCTGGCGCAGTCGCTGCACCTGATCAACGGCGACACCATCGACAGCGCGATCAAGGGCAAGGGCGGCCTCCTCGATTCCCTGCTGGCGGCGGAAACGCCCCCGGCGGAGATCATCGACCGGCTCTACCTGGCCGCCGTCTCCCGGAAGCCCAGCGAAGAGGAAAAGAACCAACTCAACGCCTACGTGGACGCCGCGGAAAACAAGCGCGAAGCCCTCGAAGACGTTTTCTGGACGATGCTGAACGCCAAGGAGTTCATCTTCAATCACTGA
- a CDS encoding DUF1573 domain-containing protein, with translation MARTVNAWVLVISMSVWGVVGSIDVAAQPAIHCFQSTYDFGELYSDELVSHQFVLQNSGYDVLEILQINQHCSCATAELSTRLIAPGESALLTALLDLHGRSGDQRVKYSVQTNDPKMPHLELALVGRVTPLLSLDAPELDFGTVRHGENRAQNVILRAARSEIEIGVKDIHVPPSVPCRVTFSTLRTGAMEIVVEVESTRTCGYFGGEIEIHVDRPREQFVSLAVSGEVLHSVRVRPSTIRLCATRNAGGVSPPVFLRVEPGTIDRFSIVGITLPDCDVAWEVFPDGSGGYIVQLDKLPPAKALAGKAVVLEIDIDGEARISVPFEIASRDQ, from the coding sequence ATGGCGCGCACAGTCAATGCTTGGGTTCTAGTTATCTCAATGTCCGTTTGGGGTGTCGTGGGCAGTATAGACGTAGCCGCTCAGCCTGCCATTCATTGTTTTCAGTCTACATATGATTTTGGTGAGTTGTACAGCGATGAGCTTGTATCTCATCAGTTCGTGCTTCAAAACAGCGGTTACGATGTGCTTGAAATCCTTCAGATTAACCAGCATTGCAGTTGCGCTACTGCAGAACTAAGTACGCGCCTAATAGCGCCGGGTGAAAGTGCGCTGCTTACTGCGCTGCTAGATCTTCACGGGCGTTCTGGCGATCAGCGCGTCAAGTATTCGGTTCAGACTAATGACCCGAAAATGCCTCATTTGGAACTGGCACTGGTCGGGCGCGTGACGCCGCTGTTGAGCCTCGATGCTCCAGAGTTGGACTTTGGAACTGTACGCCACGGCGAGAATCGCGCACAAAATGTCATCCTGCGTGCTGCCCGAAGCGAGATTGAGATTGGTGTTAAGGATATTCATGTCCCCCCATCGGTCCCCTGTCGCGTTACGTTTTCAACGCTCAGAACCGGTGCGATGGAGATTGTTGTCGAGGTGGAGAGTACCCGCACGTGCGGTTATTTCGGTGGAGAAATAGAAATTCATGTAGATCGCCCGCGAGAGCAGTTTGTGTCCTTGGCGGTATCAGGCGAGGTTTTACATTCCGTGCGAGTCCGGCCGTCCACCATTCGCCTATGTGCCACACGAAATGCTGGCGGCGTGAGCCCGCCGGTATTTCTCCGCGTGGAACCTGGAACGATAGACCGCTTTTCCATAGTCGGGATAACACTCCCGGATTGCGATGTGGCTTGGGAGGTGTTTCCCGATGGGTCAGGAGGCTACATCGTGCAACTTGACAAGCTTCCTCCCGCGAAAGCGTTGGCCGGCAAGGCCGTAGTCTTGGAAATTGATATTGATGGGGAGGCGCGTATCTCGGTCCCATTCGAAATCGCTTCACGCGATCAGTAA
- a CDS encoding tetratricopeptide repeat protein gives MEMSIRELEAAAVAAVEEGRDPKMPLSRMLSLSHQDEESARSYLESMERISDLLPADEQYWEARLGMARAAEYLNDHEYVDRIFGELVARDPALETAAGRSAYYNHARSMFQRGEREEAIARYRKVWEVSARYSAEEFALFGRQLGSAYATNGDWENAVEILPAVLGPLDNEKNFIVTLTLANAYVELERFDEAAKLFRQLYNFRKKIDATDPDHPIQNLGEFYTANRLEARMEWAEMGREGQQHRLAAAERAAREAAAAETREGADAAEEPPALAPEVAPAPVDSPVPTPESPSVEAKSRAVYGWGGALALVMVAAALGLKLAR, from the coding sequence ATGGAAATGAGCATACGCGAGTTGGAAGCGGCGGCTGTGGCGGCGGTGGAGGAGGGCCGGGATCCGAAAATGCCGCTGAGCCGCATGCTGTCCCTGTCGCACCAGGACGAGGAATCGGCGCGGTCCTACCTGGAGAGCATGGAACGGATCTCCGACCTGTTGCCCGCGGACGAGCAGTACTGGGAAGCCCGGCTGGGCATGGCGCGGGCTGCGGAGTATCTGAACGATCACGAATACGTGGACCGTATATTCGGCGAACTGGTTGCCCGGGATCCCGCCCTGGAAACGGCAGCCGGTCGCTCGGCCTATTACAACCACGCCCGCTCCATGTTCCAGCGCGGAGAGCGGGAGGAGGCCATCGCTCGATACCGAAAGGTGTGGGAAGTTTCCGCGCGTTATTCGGCGGAGGAGTTCGCGCTGTTCGGCAGGCAATTGGGCTCCGCATACGCCACGAACGGGGACTGGGAGAATGCCGTGGAGATACTTCCCGCAGTCCTCGGCCCCCTGGACAACGAAAAAAACTTCATCGTTACCCTGACGCTCGCGAATGCCTATGTTGAGCTCGAGCGCTTCGACGAGGCGGCGAAGCTATTTCGCCAGTTGTACAATTTTCGGAAGAAGATTGACGCGACAGACCCGGACCACCCCATACAGAACCTCGGCGAGTTTTACACGGCCAACCGCCTGGAAGCTCGGATGGAATGGGCGGAGATGGGGCGCGAAGGCCAGCAACACCGGCTGGCGGCGGCGGAACGGGCCGCCCGGGAGGCCGCAGCGGCGGAGACGCGCGAAGGCGCCGATGCAGCCGAAGAGCCACCGGCCCTCGCCCCCGAGGTCGCGCCCGCCCCGGTGGACAGCCCGGTGCCCACGCCCGAATCCCCGTCGGTGGAAGCGAAGTCCCGCGCGGTGTACGGGTGGGGCGGCGCGCTTGCGCTCGTTATGGTAGCCGCGGCCCTGGGCCTCAAGCTGGCGCGGTAG
- a CDS encoding PilZ domain-containing protein, translating to MSTTVEQDTRRFTRIAFSAPAKFHSGAGVLGEGVVSDVSYGGLCLTTRRYLKPQTLVRIPVPAGDRHLSFPAHVVWCQPDHASETFRVGLQADHRGKHTMAILSSWVLDAFRQNAAQVC from the coding sequence ATGAGCACCACCGTCGAACAGGACACCCGCAGATTCACGCGCATCGCCTTCAGCGCCCCCGCCAAGTTTCACAGCGGGGCCGGCGTGCTGGGCGAGGGCGTCGTCTCCGACGTGAGCTACGGGGGCCTGTGCCTGACGACCCGCCGCTACCTGAAGCCGCAGACGCTGGTGCGCATCCCCGTGCCCGCCGGGGACCGTCATCTGTCGTTTCCCGCGCATGTGGTCTGGTGCCAGCCGGATCACGCCAGCGAGACCTTCCGCGTGGGGCTCCAGGCCGACCACCGCGGCAAGCACACCATGGCGATCCTGTCGAGCTGGGTGCTGGACGCCTTCCGGCAGAACGCCGCCCAGGTGTGCTGA